The Ostrea edulis chromosome 1, xbOstEdul1.1, whole genome shotgun sequence genomic sequence ttttgaaagggtttgacagggactatattttgtggcggaaggattcactaatcaaaaagttctaattctgcatgatattacagtttctgtttcatccaatgtatcgtctatttttatacccctatacgtgtatttcagttttataatgtatgatacaggtagttgagacttggaactagttcaaatgttgtcatctattaacttggttgatatatttttccaaagaGAACACGGATTcctaaaaaagttttaattaatttactcgaaattttgtatagaaattcagtattttcgccaataattccAAAATTTGATCTCCACTCCCCTCTTTTTTtagttgcattttaaattggaggaccagaccttgaaaattatgtaaaattttagaaattgacattactcctattATGTCATTTTAAACTCACagttttgatatcatgaagtttttcgtatatcaagtgcaaaaagattattatttatttcctttactagtattaatttcttttttcatctgtagtgttagaggacatgactaggtatctattttatgtaatgattgatttgtgttgcttatgttgtgttgacactaacagaaaaatcaagtttaattgaataaattttaagtgcaaaaaggtcatgtttagaacactatagctcaataacaagtgttgtgaccccagtttttctttttaatttcctaattcttcttcaatgtagaaatcaaaagtacacttcccaaaaaattgacattactccaaatgtcaggtgtgAACCTCTTTAATCAAGAAATCCATAAAAACAGAGTTGTTGCCCTtgggttcaatattttgaaacatatcattgataattcatctataacttaggcTTTTGAAATActcaatttttaacaagatttttaacaATAGCTATTGGAAAAGACTATAACAAAaattatgttcctatcatgcataaatctaaaataacaaagaattgtgagtgctgtatctcacttatgACTAAAcaactgatattaaaattttggttgaccattagaaatactttagacaagcattgtaaacaataaaaatggaaaatcaaaatttgaaaattttcagctcaaattgtgtccatgcccctttaaatttaAAGGGTCTGAttcacgaccccccccccccccccccccccccccccccaatttgtttttcactttaaatgattaaaatctatagtctaatatgtttagaaggtttcacaaaagaATTAAGGTTGttaatcatgacagaagctcattatagagaatttattatttgttttgaaaacaaagattgagatgtgttattgtttacaaagttttcaaaataaattgatattgatccaagtttattttATGTATCACATtgcaagtatactttaggtaaaatttgtcatttaaaagtcaaaatttgtgaatgtacaaaaattaagatgatttatattacaaaattaacatttcactggtttgtttgacTCGTCGAtcctttgtttacataacacattacattacacagaaatcccgtgaggatccgagtgagaataggtcctcagtacccccttgcttgttgtaagaggcaactaaattgggtggtccttcggatgagaccgcaaaaactgagttcccgtgtcacagcaggtgtggcatgataaagatccctccctgctcaatggccataatcgccgagcataggcctaaattttgcagcccatcactggcagtggtgacgtctccatatgagtgaaatattctcaagagggacataaaacaatattcaatcaatcaaaactcAGAATTAAAGctgaaatattgctcttatccttgcattcagaaggtccaaattttggttgtcaatatCAAATAAGTTATATTCTGAATCTTTaacttcaaaaatgaaaaatattttttttccaaaaaggtGAACCAGTCCCCTTATTATAAGTAAACTCAGAGACTTTGTTATATTTTGTCTCTgaacataatttatttttctttcacttataaataaaattaaaacaaacatgTTTTGCTTTTGACTCTTGGAAATTTGTTTGGTATTCATCAGAATTTATTGGGGACTCACTAAATTTTTATGGGATGCGAGTTACTAGTAAATCATGAGTCCAGGGCCCACCTTGAAAAATTCCTAATgatattgtatgtgtatttattttagCAGGATTCAAATTTTAGTGGCTTTGTGAAGCAAAAGCGCTAATTTATAGTTgcactaaaatatgaaattcactATTCATCCATTCTCATATATATAGAAGGGCCAAATCATGATTACATTAAATAGTGCATCAGCTCCAACTGAGCCAATTCAGGCCTGGATTTCACAGGCACTtctttctgtaaatgacttatgacctctgtatactaataatgtcggccttttgagcttccagggaatatgcgatctttctataaataactctaacgaattccaaacgtaattttagaagagtatgctagccagtcaaaatcgcccacgtattctgcgcggtatcagtacatagcacttcgtggtataaaacggaaaatcgagCTGTAgacccatgttttgttgcagtttttggcgataagaggcaatgaatgcagtcttgtcatacatggtttttaagttgaatgattgtacattACAAcagtagtaaatacatttgcatcgcacattccctggaagctcaaaaggccgacattctcagggggtgccattcaGTGTCATTTGAagttaggtaccttgtgttattattaatatacagaggtcataagtcgtttacagaaacaagtgcctgtgctattattagtatacagaggtcataagtcatttacagaaacaagtgcctgtgctggATTTCTCCAAAGACACTTAAGTCGAATCTTGGACTTAAGTCTGGGATCtttctcaaattttgactgctcaaacaACAGATAAATCAAACtgtaagtttgagatttttccCAAGAACTCCAAGCCTGTACACTGTTACAGTACCAATGCTTTGTCCCGTGGTATCTCTTGCAATACAGTAACAAGTTTTGCTCCCTTCACAATTCTTTCTTTTTCAGTTATTATAGTactattaatatatatacatgtacatatatatatgtgtctGTTTTACATTATGGTATGCAGTGGTGCTATAATATTGTGTTATAGATAAGGGAGGTGAAAAATCAGGGTTTAATTATTGCATTAATAGTCATTAAAAATCTAGATACATGAAGCACACATGGAAGATGAGTTAAAAAGAAATCTTATTATTTCAGCACCACCACCTGGCCAGGCACCACAGCCCATTCTACCTGATGAGTTGCCACCACCATACACTCCCACCCCTCAAGGGGGGATCCCCATGATCAACTGTAAAGTCTGCCAGGCATTGATCAATGTAGAGGGAAAGCAAAACCAGCATGTTGTCAAGTGTACTGTCTGCAATGAAGCCACCGTAAGCTCCGTTTTCAGTTTGTAAGGGAAAGATGGATAGGCTATTTAGCAGCAATAATTCTTCcctgtgagagagagagagagagagagagagagagagagagagagagagagagattctgACAAGAAAGTGTAGTTTTCAACTTTTGATGgacatttattttgtatgatTACTTTTTTTTAGCCAATTAAGGGACCACCACCAGGGAAGAGGTACATACGATGCCCCTGTAACTGTCTGCTGATCTGTAACAGTACAGCAAACAAGATAGCATGTCCACGACCAAACTGGTAATACAAGCAATACAGACATTATAGTTGTTTTCAAAGTCAAAGATATATCTGAAACATTTGGAAAATTACACTGTAGAAAGTGAAGGGtttatgttaaaatatttccaGGATTTAAATTTTAGTATcttaaatttttgttttggtaaaTAATCAGttatgattttatttaaaatacaaaatgaaattatggtacatgccaattttttttcttcagcaAAAGAGTTGTCAATTTAGGGGGTCCAACTCAGGTCATCGTGCGCAATCCTGGAACAGAGAGATTTATCTGTGCATACTGTTCTCAGGTGTTTCTGGTAGGTCCAAGtctctgtatacatgtatcatctgTCAATTATTCCCCAACTCAGTTGTTGAAATTCTATTTTCTTTTTAGGTGATATTTATCACATTTTTTACGAGGGAAAATAGCCTTAAAAACAgctcaatttaattaaaatccgATCTTCTTTAACCATAACCATTGCACTCCAGTGAAACAGAGAAGATCtgattctaattagattgaaaaacagctgtgtattttttttttttatagtagtGGACATACATTTTTGTTAGAGCATGCTTTTGAGATTATCCAGATTCTGTAATTAGTCAAATTTGCAGCTTGCAACAGTGTACATTCAATATGATTCATAGTAACAACTTTCGAAAGTGATTGCAAACACAGGTTTTTGTAGCGTACTTGATTATTAAAAGTAGTCAGTGTAACTCGTGTAACAATGGTGCCCACTGACGCAGGATCACATCCTAAATTTCTTTTGCCTTTGAAGTATATAAAGTCCAATGaaagtttttcaaatttttcagtaCCACGTGGGTGGCTGGAGCCAGCTTACTCGCTGTCCTCACTGTCGCAAAGTGTAAGTACTGGGGAGAGGTTAAAACTGCAGTAGAATCACTCCAGAATCtgaacaaatcaaaatatgtcACATTAACCAACATGTCATTTAATTTGGTCAATAGTGCATATTTTCCTTTCATGTTTAGGTAAAACCAGGTGGAAGTAGATACCGGTAGACCTATATTTTCTGACACTCAGTCTGAACTTAAAGGGGCTCATtcatgttttttgaaaaataattgttttcattttttatgttaaacagtGGACTTAACTTAACGATCAGAAAAATCTCAGTGTTGCTGGATTGATCTTATTTAAATTCAGTACATGTAAAACCTACAAGTACTAATCTGTACACATACTAATCTGTACAAGTAATAATCTGTAAATGCACTAATCTGTACAAGTACTGATATGTTGGGAGgggtatcaggacaactcgcccccaagacaacttgGCCTCTCTTTGGGACAACTTACCCTCTCTCAGGACCCAGCTCTACATGTTTTTTTATGCAAGATGAAAGATCTAATTTTCACAAGCCGTGAAAATCCAATGTTTGGGTCCAGTAAATTCATCATGacttatatgtaaaatatatgacAAAGTTGTCTTGAGGGCAAGTTGTttagggggcgagttgtcttgagggcaaGTTGTttagggggcgagttgtcttgagggcaaGTTGTttagggggcgagttgtcttgagggcaaGTTGTttagggggcgagttgtcttgagggcaaGTTATTTAGGGGGCGAGGTGTCCAGCATTCGTTGGAGGATGTATCTGGCACTGCCTTGTGAGATTTCTTCATaaatgaaaagttttaaaaatttacttaATGTGGCAATCATCacaatggttttaattttaacataagtgcattttaagattttaaaatacatgatggGTATTGTAACAGTAATAGAAGCGTTTACCTGCAGTGTCAATGTGTGACAATGATTTGGAGAGCATAGAATTAGAACCACAGTGTAAAAATCTAACACCATGAAATTAGAATGACTTTCATATAGTATCTGATAATTTACACTATGCTTTCTTGAATATGTTCTCAGTTCCTGTCTTGTTGCAGTACAGAATATTGTTAACATTTGTCATGTATTTACAGTTCTTCTTGTGACGGTGCAAACCAGAAAACTCGCTGTGCCATTTATCTTATTCTGGGAATTATTTTCCTTGGGGCAGGAATTGGAGTCACGGTAATTATAGATGaagtcacctgagtcactcaatATGGTGTTTGTCATCTTATGTCAATATTGAAAGTCtgtatttcatacatttttcttTGGAAAGGTGTGATTTCACAGCCCACAGACTGCTTGTTGAATTCCCAATGTTATTGATGAAAGATTATTTTTATCCAATAGGATGACTTTaatgtattattttaaaaattccaattttatTGCATGTTGAAGATTTTTATTAGTTCTTTACCAGCTTTGTAGataggggactttaggtttgcaccCCGTCCATCCATTCGTCTGTCAGATCAGTTTTCCTCTCTTTTTGTCATGCtttcagatattcatttgatatttggaaCATTACTTTACCATGACAAGTTACAAATGAAGTTTAAATTTTGTTCCAGTCCATTGATCTTTTTGCTGAGTTATGGCCCTTTGACATAGAAAGTGTGGAATTTGAATCTATCATACATGGCTTTTATTTCATGGGACCTGGTTATTCTTGTACAAAAACTGTTGACACACAATTATTCATGTAGAATACTACACAGACAACCTGACTTGGAGTCAGTAGGGGATATGTATTACTATGCAATACttacagaatgcttgttaaTGCATGAGGTCACTGCCCACTCTTTCCTGTAATTACATTTTACACCCTTCTTGAAAAGGGGGGCATCTGTTTGCATCTGTTGGTTGGTCAGTGTGTCTGTCAGTAGATGAAGTGTTTTCCACTCAACATCTTAAGAAACCTTTgtctgacagacatcaaacttgttatacTGGTTTCCCTAAacagtagatgatccctattgattttgaggtcaaaggtcaatggtcaatcTAATCcagacataggaagatattgtatgcttgatatcttaagaaccctttgcttaaaAGAcgtcaaacttagtacactgacTCTGCCTAAGGAATggatgaccccttttgattttgcagtcacaaggtcaagggtcaaactggacttctattttggacataggaagat encodes the following:
- the LOC125667428 gene encoding type 2 phosphatidylinositol 4,5-bisphosphate 4-phosphatase-like isoform X2, whose amino-acid sequence is MAETAQESSYDNPNLDAPPPGQAPQPILPDELPPPYTPTPQGGIPMINCKVCQALINVEGKQNQHVVKCTVCNEATPIKGPPPGKRYIRCPCNCLLICNSTANKIACPRPNCKRVVNLGGPTQVIVRNPGTERFICAYCSQVFLYHVGGWSQLTRCPHCRKVSSCDGANQKTRCAIYLILGIIFLGAGIGVTVGTYELASESGGIYTVWIGAFVIGISFLIRACYIGSIRVSQRASPH
- the LOC125667428 gene encoding type 2 phosphatidylinositol 4,5-bisphosphate 4-phosphatase-like isoform X1 codes for the protein MADGEERAPLLRSNISGPPPVYSSQAPPPGQAPQPILPDELPPPYTPTPQGGIPMINCKVCQALINVEGKQNQHVVKCTVCNEATPIKGPPPGKRYIRCPCNCLLICNSTANKIACPRPNCKRVVNLGGPTQVIVRNPGTERFICAYCSQVFLYHVGGWSQLTRCPHCRKVSSCDGANQKTRCAIYLILGIIFLGAGIGVTVGTYELASESGGIYTVWIGAFVIGISFLIRACYIGSIRVSQRASPH